A genomic window from Candidatus Hydrogenedentota bacterium includes:
- a CDS encoding formylglycine-generating enzyme family protein — translation MNEEAHCAKCGAQLPANATETLCPQCMPPLPASPFRVLCGILLLLLGGIWILFWGMIVAMSIATMDRGGGREAVGDAVGGGMMGLLGLVVIVAGIFLLRAPRKPVELSEKKSLAKWSILGGVIGFAVVSTLLLPVIPVMNMMRISEQPQVNQGLVRMALLIVLNGLPVVGAVLGAVVARRMGRRRQAGHRPGQGIPVARSVVGGLVGAAAALMTWLFVPPILVLAGLYKILGFPYAYDELVGFNLAMVSGGMLAVGVALGIIVARRLGHLQEPIQREHAEGGCAPDSLTAKPEASHGHARRRLLAAAACAAMFCLAATLFWRNAPGTSPALEPSMGTQPGEERTFAGITFCWCPPGSFTMGSPDTETGRKNNEGPQHTVTFKQGFWMSKHEVTHAQWKAVEGFHPEAMRGDDNLPMQMIDWHECQYFLRKLGRKEGGVFRLPSEAEWEYACRAGTQTPYSFGGTISGEQAHLERDTPKPVGRFPGNAWNLCDMHGGVREWCQDSWHEDYAGAPADGSAWESAGEGDRVFRSGGWDNMDRGAADRRSASRGHAMPGRHTQELGFRIVRAP, via the coding sequence ATGAACGAAGAAGCCCATTGCGCCAAGTGCGGCGCGCAACTTCCCGCCAATGCGACGGAAACCCTGTGCCCCCAATGTATGCCCCCCCTTCCGGCAAGCCCGTTTCGGGTGTTGTGCGGAATCCTGCTGCTCCTGCTCGGCGGAATATGGATATTGTTCTGGGGGATGATTGTCGCAATGAGCATCGCCACAATGGACAGGGGAGGGGGGCGGGAGGCGGTCGGGGACGCCGTCGGCGGCGGGATGATGGGATTGCTGGGCCTGGTTGTCATTGTGGCGGGGATTTTCCTGTTGCGGGCCCCCAGGAAGCCGGTCGAACTCTCAGAAAAAAAATCCCTTGCCAAATGGAGCATACTGGGAGGCGTCATAGGCTTCGCGGTTGTCTCGACGCTGCTGTTGCCGGTTATCCCAGTCATGAATATGATGCGGATATCGGAACAGCCCCAGGTCAACCAGGGGCTTGTCCGAATGGCGCTCTTGATTGTCCTGAACGGCCTGCCCGTGGTCGGCGCGGTTCTGGGTGCTGTCGTTGCCCGGCGCATGGGGAGGCGACGCCAGGCCGGCCACCGTCCCGGACAGGGGATCCCAGTCGCCAGAAGCGTCGTGGGCGGCCTGGTGGGGGCCGCCGCCGCATTAATGACATGGCTCTTTGTCCCCCCGATCCTCGTCCTTGCGGGCCTGTATAAGATATTGGGTTTTCCTTATGCCTATGATGAACTTGTCGGCTTTAATCTCGCGATGGTTTCCGGGGGCATGCTGGCCGTCGGCGTGGCGCTGGGCATTATCGTCGCGCGGCGGCTGGGGCACCTGCAGGAGCCGATTCAGAGAGAACACGCCGAAGGCGGCTGCGCGCCTGATTCCTTGACGGCAAAACCGGAGGCGTCCCACGGACATGCGCGGCGCCGGCTCTTGGCTGCCGCGGCATGCGCCGCCATGTTCTGCCTGGCCGCAACCCTATTTTGGCGGAACGCGCCCGGCACGTCTCCGGCGCTTGAACCTTCCATGGGAACCCAACCCGGTGAGGAGAGGACCTTCGCGGGCATCACTTTCTGCTGGTGCCCGCCCGGCAGTTTCACGATGGGCAGCCCGGACACGGAAACGGGCCGCAAGAACAACGAGGGGCCGCAGCACACGGTGACCTTCAAGCAGGGCTTTTGGATGAGCAAGCACGAGGTGACGCACGCCCAATGGAAGGCGGTGGAGGGCTTCCATCCCGAGGCCATGCGCGGGGACGACAATCTGCCCATGCAGATGATTGACTGGCACGAGTGCCAGTATTTCCTGAGGAAGCTTGGCAGGAAAGAGGGTGGCGTTTTCCGCCTGCCCTCCGAGGCGGAGTGGGAGTATGCGTGCCGCGCGGGAACCCAAACGCCTTACTCTTTTGGCGGGACAATTTCGGGGGAGCAGGCCCATTTGGAGCGGGACACCCCAAAACCCGTGGGGCGCTTTCCGGGAAACGCCTGGAATCTCTGCGACATGCACGGCGGTGTCCGGGAATGGTGCCAGGATTCCTGGCACGAAGACTACGCGGGCGCGCCCGCCGACGGAAGCGCCTGGGAATCTGCGGGCGAGGGCGACCGCGTGTTCCGCAGCGGCGGCTGGGACAATATGGACCGCGGGGCGGCCGACCGCCGCTCGGCGTCCCGCGGGCATGCCATGCCGGGCAGGCACACACAGGAGCTGGGTTTCCGCATCGTGCGCGCCCCGTAG